GGCCGGAGGCCGCCTCCAGCTCCGAGAGCAGGTCGTCGAAGGTGGCGTTGCCCCAGGCGTGCTTGCCGAAGTACGCCCGCAGCCCGGCCCGGAACGGCTCCTCACCGACGTACGCGACGAGCTGCTTGAGCACGCTGGCGCCCTTGGCGTACGTGATGCCGTCGAAGTTGACCTCGACCGCCTCCAGGTCCGGCATCTCGCAGTAGACCGGGTGGGTGGAGGAGAGCTGGTCCTGCCGGTAGCCCCAGTTCTTGCGGATCGACAGGAAGGTCGTCCAGGCCTCGGTGAACCGGGTGGCGTGGGTGTTGCACCAGTGGCTGGCCCACTCGGCGAACGACTCGTTCAGCCACAGGTCGTTCCACCAGCGCATGGTGACCAGGTCACCGAACCACATGTGGGCCAGCTCGTGCAGGATGGTGTTGGCCCGCTGCTCGTACTCGTAGTCGGTGACCTGCGAGCGGAAGAGATAGAGCGACTCGGCGTGCGTGACGCAGCCGAAGTTCTCCATCGCGCCGGCGTTGAAGTCCGGCACCCAGAGCTGGTCGTACTTGGGCAGCGGGTAGCGCACCCCGAACTGCTCGTGGAAGAAGTCGAAGCCCTGCTTGGTGACCAGGAACAGGTCGTCCGAGTCGAGGTACTGCGCCATCGAGGCCCGGCAGAACACCCCCAGGTCGATGCCGTCGTGGCTGTCCCGCACCTCGTGGTACGGCCCGGCGCAGAGCGCGGTGATGTAGGTGCTCATCCGCGCCGACTCGGCGAAGTGGACGGTCTTGAGCCCCTCGCCGGCCGCCTCCTCGCGGGCCACCGGCATGTTGGAGACGACCCGCCAGTGCTCCGGGACGGTGGCGTGCCAGGTGTAGACGCTCTTCAGGTCGGGCTGGTCGAAGCAGGCATAGACGCGCTGCGCGTCCGCCGTCTCGAACTGGCTGTAGAGGTAGGTCTCGCCGTCGACCGGGTCCACCGTGCGGTGCAGGCCCTGACCGCTGTTGGAGTACGCGAAGTCCGCCTCCACCAGCAGGGTGTTCTCGGCGGCCAGGTCGGTGAGGGTGAGGCCCTTCTCGGCGGACCAGCCGGACAGCTCCACGGGGCGGCCGTTCAGCGTCGCCGTGTGGACCGTCTCGGCGGCCAGCTCGATGAAGGTCGCCGCGCCGGGCTCGGCGCAGCGGAACCTGACCTCCGTCCGGGAACGGAAGGTGCGGCCCTCGGCCTGCACGGCGGTCGACAGGTCCAGGTCGATGTCGTACCCGGTGACCTCGAGCAGGCGGGCCCGCTCGGTGGCCTCCACCTGGGTCAGGTTGCGCACTCCCGGCACTCTTCGTCTCCATCCCACTCGCGCCGCCGCCCCGGCGGCCCCGGCCTCGCCGGCCTGCTCGTGACGGCCGGTCCGAGACCGAGTCTTCCATGCACCGGCACCTCCGGTGGTCGAGGTCACGCTCTCATTCCGGTACCGGTCGATACCGTGCGGGGTGAGGATCGGAAGGGAACGCGCCGGTGCTCCGGCGCTCGAATCGTGAAGGGACTCACCGTGACCGAACGTGTCGCCGTGGACATGTGGTTCGACCCGCTCTGCCCGTGGGCGTGGATCACCTCCCGTTGGCTGCTGGAGGTCGAGCAGGTCCGGGAGGTGGACATCCGCTTCCATGTGATGAGCCTGTCGGTGCTCAACGAGGGTCGGGACCTGCCCGCGGAGTACCAGGAACTGATGCGGAACGGCTACGGCCCGGTGCGGGTCTGCATCGCCGTCGAGCAGGCCCACGGGTCGGAGGTCCTGGCGAAGCTCTACACCGCCATGGGCACCCGCATCCACCTCGGCAAGGAGCCGCTCGGCCGGGACATGCTGGTCGGCGCGCTCACCGACGTCGGGCTGGACCCGGCGCTCGCCGACGCCGCCGACTCCACCACGTACGACGAGGCGCTGCGGGCCAGCCACGAGGCGGGCATGCGGCCGGTCGGCACCGACGTCGGCACCCCGGTGATCCACGCCCCCGGCCCGGACGGCGACCAGGTCGCCTTCTTCGGTCCGGTGATCACCCCGGCGCCGAAGGGCGAGGCGGCCGGCCGGCTCTGGGACGGCGTGCTGCTGGTCGCCGGCACCCCCGGCTTCTACGAGCTCAAGCGCTCCCGTGAGCAGGGCCCCATCTTCGACTGAGCGGTGGGCGGGAGACACGCGGGCCCCGCGTCACCCCGGTGGCGCGGGGCTCGTTTCTCCGGGTGTCCCAGCCGGCGGCCCCCGGGGCCGCACCCTGGCAGCTCCTGGAGGCATTCCGATGGGTAAGCACCGCCGTACGTCCGACGACGCGCCGCCGCAGCCGGCGACCGGGGACTCCGGTGCGACGTACTGGTCCGTGGACGACGCCGACTGGCCGGCCGTCCGGCCCTGCCTGCCGGCCGAGATGGTCGACCTGCTGGCGCCCCCGATCGTGGTGGGCGTCGCCCGGGTGGTGGCCACCTCCCGGATGACCCCGCCGGCCGACGCGCCGGCCCCGACCCGCACGCCCGGTCCGGTCCGCTCCGGCGCCCCGGCCGGCCGTCCGACGCCGCCGGGTGCGACGACCGTACGCTTCGCCGCGTCCACCGGGCCGTCCCGCCCGACCGGCCCCGCCGGCCCGGTTCCCGGCGGTGCCCCGTCCCCCGGCCGGCACCGGCCCGCTCTCGCCCCGGTCGACCGCACCTGAGGCGGCCCGTCGGGGTGTCGACCGGGGGCCCCGCCTTTCATCTGGTGGACGCGGTAGCGTCGGTGGACATGACGGTCGTGCATCCGATCGCCCGGGCCTGGATCACCACTGGCGGCACCGGCGCGCAGAACTACGACGAGTTCGCCGACGACGCGGAGATCACCGCGATCATCGGGACGAACCCGCACAGTGCTCTCGGCATCGAGATGCCGCACCGGGCGCCGGAGAGCCTCGGGAAGTCCTTCCTCGACGCGCTGCCGGACGCGGTGGCCCGACTCGCCGAGGCCAAGGCCGACGGCAGCTACACCCCCGCCGAGCAGGTCGTGGTGCTCTACCGGATCAGCGCGCCCGGCGAGGAGACCGCGTACGGGCTCTGGGCCATGGTCGACACCGACCAGATCTCCACCAGCGCGGACGAGCCCGGCCTGGTGATCCGCAACGAGGACGTGTTCATCGCCAAGGTGCGGGAGCGGGTCGCCCTGGCCGAGGCGCTCGGGCACCTGCTCTCCCCGGTGCTGCTGCTCCAGACCGGCAGCGGCGACGCGCTGCACGCCGCCCTCGCGGCGGCGACCGAGTCGGCCGGCGCACCGGCCGCCACGGACGTCGACCAGTCGGGGCGTACGCACGCCATCTGGCTGCTCGGGCCGGGCCGCGAGCAGGACGAGCTGACCGCCCTGGCCGGCGGTGGCGAGCTGGTGGTGGCCGACGGCAACCACCGCAGCCTGGCCGCGCAGACCGGCGGGCTGCCGCGCTTCCTCTCCGTGATCACCACGCCCGCGTCGGTGGCCATCCAGCCCTACAACCGGCTGGTCAGCGAGCTGACCACCACGCCGGAGGAGCTGCTCGACCGGCTCCGCGCGGCCGGCGCGGAGGTCACCCCGGTCGCCGGCCCGGTCGAGGTCCCGGCGGCCGGCGGCACCGTCCACCTCCACCTCGCCGGCCAGGGGTACGCGGTGACCCTGCCGCACCTGGACGGGGGCCGGTTGGAGAACCTCGACCACGCGCTGGTCGAGCGGCTGCTGCTGCGGGACGCGCTCGGCCTCGACCCGGGCGACAAGCGGATCACCTACGTGGGCGGCGACTACCCGGCGAGCTGGCTCACCGGTGAGGTCGACGCGGGTCGCGCGGAGCTGGCGGTGCTCATCGCCCCGGTGACCGTGGACGACTTCGTCGCGGTCAACCTGGCGCGGGAGAAGATGCCGCGCAAGAGCACCTGGTTCACCCCGAAGGCCCGGGGTGGCCTGGTCGTCGCCGAACTCGGGCACTGAGCTGTGACGAATCCGCCTCCGTGCCGCCGCCCGCGCGCCGGCACGGAGGCGGGCCTGACAGACTGCGCGGTATGCGCGTCTATCTGGGATCCGACCACGCCGGTTTCGAGCTGAAGGTGCACCTGGCCAACCACCTGGCCAAGCAGGGTTACGAGGTGGTCGACGTCGGCCCGCACGCCTTCGACCCGGACGACGACTACCCGGCGTTCTGCCTGCACACCGGTGACCGGGTGGTCGGCGACCCGGGCAGCCTCGGGGTGGTCATCGGCGGCTCCGGCAACGGCGAGCAGATCGCCGCCAACAAGGTCGCCGGGGTGCGCGCGGCGCTCGCCTGGAACATCGACACCGCACAGCTCGCCCGGGAGCACAACGACGCCAACATCGTCGCGGTGGGCGCCCGCCAGCACACGCTGGACGAGGCGACGGCGCTGGTCGAGGCGTTCCTGACCACGCCGTTCTCCGGCAACCCGCGGCACTCCCGCCGGATCGAGCAGGTCACGTCGTACGAGCAGAGCCGCCGGCTCCCCGAGCTGCCCGCCTGACCCGGACGCGGGGCGGTCCGCCACGGTCCGCCCCGCCCACGTCGGGTCGCCGCAGCCGGTGACCTGGGTCAGCGGCCGGAGCGGGGAAGGTCCTCCCGGGGCACCCAGTTACGGCGCACGATGACCAGGCGGGCCTCGGCCTCGGCCAGGTCGTCCTCGGTCGGTCGGGCGGCGTCCCGGGCGCGCAGCGCGGCGGTCACCCCCACCTGCGACGAACCGGAGCCGACCAGGCCCCGCAGGCCCCGGTCGCCGTCGTCCCCGGCGGGCCCGCCCCGGCGCACCTGCGGCTGCTCCGGCTCCGGCTCGGCGCGTCGGGCGCCCCGCGGCCGGACACCCTCGTCGTCGTGCACGGCCGCCGTGGTCGCGCTCACCCCGTCGGCGTCCCGAGCCGTCTGCTCGGTGTCGCCGTGGTGCCGCAGCCGGCGCCGCCGGCGCTCCGCATCACCCACCATCCGTCGACCGTACCGTCAGAAGGTCTCCATCGCGGCCGGGGCGCGGTCCCAGCCGAAGGCCGGGCCGGCGGCGGCGAGCGTACCGGGGCGCACCTCCCGGAGCCGGCCGGCGGCGGCGAGGGCCGCGAGGCCGGCCCCGCCCAGGAACAGCTCGCCGAGGCAGCGCACGTCGCAGGCGAGCCCGGCCGGCTCGGTGCTGGCGGTGCAGGTCGCCTCGGCCGGTCCGCCGACCAACCGCCAGCGGCCGGTGTTCTCCGGCAGCAGCTCGTCGGTCACCTCGATCACCACGTCCAGCTCGGTGGCGTAGCGCCGGGCGGCCAGCGCGGCGGGGACGTCGACGAGGCGTACCCAGAGGGTGTCGGTGAGCTGGGCGCGCAGTCGGCGGGGCTCGTTCACCAGCCGCAGCAGCGGCTCGTCCACCGCCCCCCGGTAGCTCAGCCGCCGGGTCAGGTCGACCGAGAGCAGCAATCGCCACAGCGCCAGGTACGCCTCCGGCTCGGTGGTCACCACCTCGTCGACCCGGACCTCGCCCCGGGGTCCGGCGGCGTCCCAGTCGTCCGTGGTCCGGTAGAGCGCGTACCCGTCGAGCCCGTCCGGGCCCTCGTGCAGCAGCACCCGCCGCTCGGTGGCCCCGCTGCGGCGGCTCTTCACGTCCGCGAGGACGTACCCCCACCAGCGCTCGTCCCGGCTCGACCAGCCCGGGCGTCCGGCGCGCGCCCGGTCGTACAGTCGGGCCAGCTCGGGCTGGTGCGGGCCCGGTCGGTCCAGGCGCAGCGTGCCGGGCGCGGACGCCGGCTCCGGCAGGCGCAGCTCGGTGGTGTCGCAGCCGATCGTGACGCCCTGCGCGGCCAGCCCGTAGCCGAACCGGGGATAGATCCGGCCCTCGCTGGCCCAGAGCACCGCGACCGGTTCGCGGCCGGCGTCCCGGATGTCCCGCAGCTGTCGGCGCATCAGCCCGGTGAGCAGTCCCCGGCGGCGGTGGGTCGGCAGCACCGAGACCATCGTCACGTGCGCCGCCGGTACGCTCCCGCCGGGCACCGCCAGGTCGCGGGTGAACGCCCCGGCGTGCGCGACCGCCGTCGCGCCGTCGCGGACCAGCAGGCAGCGCTCCGGCTCGAAGACGCTGCGCTCGACCGCCAGCAGCTCCTGGTCGGGTGTCTCGTGGAAGGCCAGGGCGAGCAGCCCGGCGATCTCGTCGAAGTCGTCGGCCCCGGGCACCACCACATCGGTCATCGGATGTGTGTAACCCATCACCGTCGGGGTCGGCGACCGATTTGCCGGCTCGTTACCCTCGGAACCGTGGCCGGTCGTCGGTCAGGGGGAGGAATCGAGATGGCGGACCAGACCCAGCCGTGGGCGGAGCGCACCGTCGAGGTGCCGCCGCAACCCGGCGTCGGCGTGCCGGCGCAGCGGGACGCGTTCCGTCGTGGCGTGGCCACCGTGGGCCAGTCCCGCCGGACCCCGCGCACCGAGCAGTTCCCGACGGTGGACCCGGCCGACTGGTCGGCCGACTCGGCGCCGCGCCGACCGGTGAGCTGGCACCTGAGCCAGCTGCGCCGCGGCGGGGAGTGGAGCGCGGCGGGTGGCCTCTTCGCCTTCGTCTGCTGGGGGGTCTGGGCGATCTCCGGGCGGGGGAACCTCGCCGCGCCGCTGCTGACCTTCGTGCTGAGCCTGCTCACGGCGGTCGGTCTCTTCGCCCTCGCCCGCCTGGTCGGCCGGCTGGTGCTGGAGCGGCAGCTCGGCCGCGTCCGGCGCAGCGCCCGGGGCGCCCACCTGGTGACCGCGCTCTTCCTCGTCGGCGTCGGCGTCGCCTATCTCCAGCAGACCGAGTGGGTCATGACGGCCTGGAACTGGGTCACCGGGAACTGAGCCCGGTTCGGCGGGCGGGTCGGCACTCCTGCCGCCCGCCCGCGCGTCCGGTCGCGGGTCCGCCGCGACGTCGGTCGTCACTCCACCAGGACCGCGCCCGCTTACCCGGCCGGGCCCGGTTCATCCGTCCACCGGGCCGGCCGGGTCGCGGATCCCGCACCGGTTCAGTGCGTTCCGCCGTGGCCCTCGGAGTCGGCCTTCGGGGAGGCGACGCGGGCTGCCGGGTCCTCGACGCCCGGCTCGCCGCCGTCCGGCGCCACCATGCCGTCGTAGTTGTAGACGGTGCCGTCGTCGCCGTGCTGCTTCGTGGTCCGGACGTAGCGGTGGATCATGCCGTCGATCTCGATCTCCAGCAGGGCCTGGTCACCCGCGTCCTCGTTGCTGCCGTCGCGGGGTCCACCGACGAGGTATGCCTTCGTGTTCGTGTCCATGACGGTGCGGTACCCCCCGCCTCGGGGACGAAAACGACGAACCGGCCGCCGGCCCGCCGTTCGGCGATCCGACCGGCGCGTCCGGCGCACCGATCCCGCCCGGCCGTCATGCCGCCGGCCGGCCGCGACCAGCATGGGCCCATGGGCGCGTATCGATCAGCGTACGAGCGGAGCATCGCCGACCCGGCCGGCTTCTGGCGGGAGGCGGCGCGGGACATCGACTGGTTCCGACCACCGGAGCGGATCCTCGACGACAGCGCGCCGCCGATGTACCGCTGGTTCCCCGACGGCGAGCTGAACACCTGCCACAACGCCCTCGACCGGCACGTGGCGGCCGGCCGTGGCGACCGACCCGCCCTGATCCACGACAGCCCGGTCACCGGCACGGTACGCACCTACACCTACGCCGAGCTGCTCGACGCGACCGCCCGGTTCGCCGGAGCCCTGCGCCGGCTCGGCGTGGGCCGGGGCGACCGGGTGCTGCTCTACCTGGCGATGGTGCCGGAGGCGGTGGTCGCGATGCTCGCCTGCGCCCGGATCGGCGCGGTCCACTCGGTGGTCTTCGGTGGCTTCGCCGCCCACGAGTTGGCCGTCCGCATCGACGACGCCCGACCGAAGGTCGTCGTCGCCACCTCCTGCGGCATCGAGGTCGACCGGGTGGTCGCCTACCACCCGATCCTGACGGCGGCGCTGGCCGAGGCCACCCACGCCCCGCAGCGCTGCGTCGTCGTGCAGCGGCCGCAGGGCCCCGCCGACCTCACGCCCGGCCGCGACCTCACCTGGGACGAGGTGATGGCGGACGCCGAACCGGTCGACTGCGTCCCGGTCGCCGCCACCGACCCGCTCTACGTCCTCTACACCTCCGGCACCACCGGCCGCCCCAAGGGCGTCGTCCGCGACAACGGCGGGCACGCCGTCGCGCTGCGCTGGTCGATGCGGAACATCTACGACGTCGGGCCGGGCGACGTCTTCTGGGCCGCCTCCGACGTCGGCTGGGTGGTCGGCCACTCCTACATCGTCTACGCCCCGCTGCTCACCGGGGCGACCACCGTGCTCTACGAGGGCAAGCCGGTCGGCACCCCGGACGCCGGCGCGTTCTGGCGGGTCGTCGCCGAGCACCGGGTCGCGGCGCTCTTCACCGCGCCGACCGCGATCCGGGCGATCCGCCGGCAGGACCCCGACGGCACGCTCATCAAGGGGTACGACCTGAGCAGCCTCCGTACGCTCTTCCTGGCCGGCGAGCGGCTCGACCCGGACACCTGGGTCTGGGCGGGGCAGCGGCTCGGCGTACCGGTGGTGGACAACTGGTGGCAGACCGAGACGGGCTGGCCGGTCGCGGCGAACCCGCGCGGGCTGGAACCGCTGCCGCTCAAGCCCGGCTCCCCGTCGGTGCCGGTCCCCGGCTACGACGTCCGCGTCGTCGACGCCGGTGGCCGGGAGGTGCCGGCGGGCACCGACGGCTCGATCGTCATCCGGCTGCCGCTGCCGCCGGGCTGCCTGCCCACCCTCTGGGGCGACGACGAGCGCTACGTCCGCTCCTACCTGGCCACCTTCCCCGGCCACTACCTCACCGGCGACGGTGGGCGCTTCGACGACGACGGCTACCTCTACGTGATGGGCCGCACCGACGACGTGATCAACGTGGCCGGGCACCGGCTCTCCACCGGGGCGATGGAGGAGGTGCTGGCCGGCCACCCGGCCGTCGCCGAGTGCGCGGTGATCGGCGTCGCCGACGCCCTCAAGGGCCAGGTCCCCAGCGGGTACGTGGTGCTCAAGGCCGGCGCCGAGGCCGACCCGGAGGCCCTCGCGGCGGAACTGGTCGCCCTGGTGCGCGAGCGGATCGGCCCGGTGGCCGCGTTCCGCCGGGTGACCGTCGTGCCGGCGCTGCCCAAGACCCGCTCCGGCAAGATCCTCCGCCGCACCATGCGCGGCCTGGTCGAGGGGCGCGACGAGCCCGTCCCCGCCACCATCGACGATCCGGCGACCCTGACGGTCTTCCGCACTCTCGGGGACCCCGCAGCGACCCCGTGAGCGGCGGGGCGGGGGTCAGCCGGCGAAGCGGTACAGGACGAAGCCCTGTTGGGCGCCGCAGACGATCACGGAGGTGTTCCAGGAGCAGGAGGTGCCGCGGACGCCCTTGAGCTGTCCCAGCTCCACCACCCGGCCGGAGGCGGCACCCACCCCGGCGACGCTGCGGTTGTCCTCGCCGCTTCCCAGCGGCTCGGCGAAGACCAGCAGGTTGCCGGCGTCGAGCCGGACGGCCACGCCGTCCCGCGCGTCCAGCAGCCGCTTCCCGTCCGGCCCGAAGAGCGTCACCGCCGGGTCGGGGTACGTCCGGGTGGCCAGCACCCCGTCGCCGACCGGCACCAGGTGGTCGGCACCCGCCGCCGCCCAGCGTTCCGTCTTCTCGCCCTCGGCCGCGGCCACCACCTCGGCGGTGGACTGGTCGGAGCCGGTCATCTCCAGCAGGCAGGCCCGGTGTTCACCGCACGGCACCAGGTCCCGGGTCTGCCGCCGGTCGTCCGGCGCGGTGTAGAGCACCCGGGGCTCCGCGAGGCTGCCCAGGTCGTACGAGAGCAGCCGGCCGTCGTCGGCCGCGACGTAGAGCCGGTCGGCGTACGCGACGGCCGGATCGTCGGGCCGGGCGACGTTGGTCCGGCGGCGCACCACCGCGCCGGTGGCCATGTCGATCAACCGGACCGAGCGGTCCGCGCTGACCTGCACCAGCCGGCCGGTGTCGTCCGCCTCGGGATCCCGGGGCGCGCCGTCGACGAAGCCGGGCCCGGCCATCCCCTTCGCGCTGTGCACCAGGTGCACGCTGGTCCGGGAGGTGCCGTACTCGTCCCGAGGGTCGGCCCGCACCCACTTCTCGGCGCCGGTGCGCGGGTCGAGGCCGACCAGCCGCTTCCCGGTCTTGTCGACCAGGACCGCAGCGTCCCCGCTGACCAGCAGTTCGTCGTCGCCGTACACCGGGCGGTGCCAGCTCCGCGCGCCGGAGTCGGCGTCCCGCACCTCCAGCTCGCGGGTGGTGCTGGTGCCGGCGGCGTCGGCGACGAGCGCCACTCCGCCGGGCAGCGCGACGATCCGGGCCCACCGGTCGGCGGTGGCGGTGCTCTCCCACCGCCACAGCTCCTTGCCGGTGGTGGCGTCGGCGGCGATCACCTCCAGCCGGTCGTCGTCCTGCGGAAAGGCCAGGTAGGCGCGGTCGCCGAGGATCGCGGTGAACATGTCCGCCGGGCGGTCCGCGCCCGCCGGGATCCCCCTGACCTCGGCGAGGGTGTGGAAGTCCAGCTCGGGGTGGCGGTCCCGGGTGAACCAGAGCAGGGCCGCGATGCCCACGCCGGCCAGGGCCGCGACCGCGCCGAGCGAGATCCACAACGCCCGCCGCCGGCCGCCGCCGGTCGCCGGCCCGTCCGCGGGTACGCCGGGCGCCGGCCCGTTCGCGGGTACGCCGGGCGCCGGCCCGTTCGCGGGTACGCCGGGCCAGCCCGCCGCCCCACCGGCCCGGGAACCCTGCGGTGCGCCCGGCCAGCCCGGTGGCTGGCCCGGTCCGGAGCCCGGCCGGCCGGGCGGAGTTCCCGACGCGGCACCCGGCCGACCCGGCGGTGGTCCCGGCGCGGTGCCTGGCCAGCCCGCGGGTGGCTGGGGAGCGCCGGGCCAGGTCGGTGCCGCCGCAGTGGCCGTCACCCCGGGTTCCCTCGCCTGAGGGGGCACCACCCCGGGACCGGCGGCACCCGGGTCTGCTGCCCGGTGGTCGCCGTCGGCATGGCGCGGTACGCCCGGGTGGGGCGACGCGAGCGTGACCGGCAGGGTGCCGACGGGCCCGGCTGCGCCCCCGGGGGCCGGCGGACCGGGCGGCGGGGAAGTGTCGCCCGCCGCCACCACCATCGCGGCGGGGGCTGGCGGCGGGACCAGGGGGTGGGTCGGGCGGGTCCGGCGCAGCGGCAGATCGGTCAGCGCGCCCTCGGCGACCGGCAGTTCGGGCTGTTCCAGCACCGTCGGTGCGACGCCCAGCTCGGCGTGCAGCAGCCGGGCCACCAGCGGCATCCGCGACGAGCCGCCCACCAGGAACAGCCCGGCGAGCTGCTCGGGGGTGAGCCCGGCGGCGGCGACCACCCGGCGGGTCTCGGCGACCGCCCGGGCCAGCAGCGGCGCGGCGATCCGCTCCAGCTCCTCCCGGCTGAGGGTGACCACCGACTCCACCCCCGGTACGGCCACCGGCGCTACCGTGGTCCGCGAGAGCATCTCCTTCGCACCCCGGACGTTCTCGGTGAACCGGAGGCGCTCGCGCCACTGGCCGGTGCTCTCCGGGTGGGTCAGCCGGGCCCACTCGGTCGGGTGCTCGGCGGCGATCCGCTCGCCGAGGAGCGCGACCAGGGCCGCGTCGAGGTCGAGCCCGCCGAGGTCGTCGAGGCCCCCGCAGGAGACGACGGTGAAGCCGGAGTCGCCCCACGGGTCCGCCCCGTCGTTGCGGAGCACGGCGACGTCCAGCGTGCCGCCGCCGAAGTCGAAGACCGCGATCGTGCCACCGACCGGCACCGGCCGCCGCAGCACCTCGGTGTAGTAGCGGGCGGCGGCCACCGGCTCACGCAGCAGTCGGGTGCCGGACGGCGTCGGGCCGGACATGGTGTGCTCGGCGGCCGACGGCCAACCGGCCAGCGCCAGCGCGTCGGCGAGCACCCGCCGGCGGTCGGCGTCCCAGGTGGCGGGGCAGGTGACCACCGCCGGTGGCAGGAAGCCGATCGCACCGACCGCCGCCTCGGCGACGGCGAAGAGCACGGCGGCGAGGAGTTCGGCGGGGGCGTGCCCCCGGTCGCCGAGCAGGATCTCCGGCTCGTCGATCCGGCGCTTCGGGTTCGGCTCGTACCGGTCCGGGTCGGCCTGGGCGAGCCGCTGCGCGTCGCGGCCCACGTGCAGGTGCCCGTCGGCGTCGGCGTAGACGCCGGAGGGGAGGATCGGCTGCCCGTCCACGAGCAGCGGGCGGGTGCGCCCGTCGGGCCAGCGCA
This genomic interval from Micromonospora sp. CCTCC AA 2012012 contains the following:
- a CDS encoding Hsp70 family protein, yielding MADQQDGFALGVDLGTSNTVAVLRWPDGRTRPLLVDGQPILPSGVYADADGHLHVGRDAQRLAQADPDRYEPNPKRRIDEPEILLGDRGHAPAELLAAVLFAVAEAAVGAIGFLPPAVVTCPATWDADRRRVLADALALAGWPSAAEHTMSGPTPSGTRLLREPVAAARYYTEVLRRPVPVGGTIAVFDFGGGTLDVAVLRNDGADPWGDSGFTVVSCGGLDDLGGLDLDAALVALLGERIAAEHPTEWARLTHPESTGQWRERLRFTENVRGAKEMLSRTTVAPVAVPGVESVVTLSREELERIAAPLLARAVAETRRVVAAAGLTPEQLAGLFLVGGSSRMPLVARLLHAELGVAPTVLEQPELPVAEGALTDLPLRRTRPTHPLVPPPAPAAMVVAAGDTSPPPGPPAPGGAAGPVGTLPVTLASPHPGVPRHADGDHRAADPGAAGPGVVPPQAREPGVTATAAAPTWPGAPQPPAGWPGTAPGPPPGRPGAASGTPPGRPGSGPGQPPGWPGAPQGSRAGGAAGWPGVPANGPAPGVPANGPAPGVPADGPATGGGRRRALWISLGAVAALAGVGIAALLWFTRDRHPELDFHTLAEVRGIPAGADRPADMFTAILGDRAYLAFPQDDDRLEVIAADATTGKELWRWESTATADRWARIVALPGGVALVADAAGTSTTRELEVRDADSGARSWHRPVYGDDELLVSGDAAVLVDKTGKRLVGLDPRTGAEKWVRADPRDEYGTSRTSVHLVHSAKGMAGPGFVDGAPRDPEADDTGRLVQVSADRSVRLIDMATGAVVRRRTNVARPDDPAVAYADRLYVAADDGRLLSYDLGSLAEPRVLYTAPDDRRQTRDLVPCGEHRACLLEMTGSDQSTAEVVAAAEGEKTERWAAAGADHLVPVGDGVLATRTYPDPAVTLFGPDGKRLLDARDGVAVRLDAGNLLVFAEPLGSGEDNRSVAGVGAASGRVVELGQLKGVRGTSCSWNTSVIVCGAQQGFVLYRFAG